A genomic region of Papaver somniferum cultivar HN1 chromosome 7, ASM357369v1, whole genome shotgun sequence contains the following coding sequences:
- the LOC113298343 gene encoding DNA-directed RNA polymerase V subunit 1-like isoform X1: MEENRSSPLIAEGRLTSIKFSLASHQEICTSSISDCPISHPSQLTNPFLGLPLETGKCESCGTAEPGECDGHFGYIQLPIPVYHPSHLGELKRLLSIICLKCLCMKKGQIRKNGEKDKSSACTQCLDMPPITVRESNLKDGSFCLELKVPKSKLRENMWNFLERYGFIYGYEECRTLLPCEVLEILKRIPAETKKKLAAKGYFPQDGYILQKLPVPPNCLSVPDISDGTTIMSSDVSVSMLKKVLKQAEIIKSSRSGPPNFESHEVEANELQSAIAQYLHVRGSTKGPRGIKSKFGVNNESDDTSAKAWIEKMKTLFISKGSGFSSRSVITGDAYKRVDEIGLPSEIAQKITFEEKVTVHNMNHLQELVDKKLCLTYRDGGSMYSLKEGSKGHTSLKVGQVVHRRIMDGDIVFINRPPSTHKHSLQAFSVYIHDEHTVKINPLICSPLGADFDGDCIHLFYPQSLAAKAEVLELFSVEQQLLSSHSGKLNLQLANDALLSLKIMFKKYFLKKATAQQLAMYVSSGLQFPALLKACGPVPQWTALQILQNALPADFDCSGERYVIRQSEIVKFDYNRDVVQSIFNDIINAVFLKKGSQDALRVFNSLQPLLMENVFSEGYSVSLEDFCIPKSITRELQKNVQKISPLLYHLRSTYNEVVELQVENHLRGVKVPVVNFILKSSTLGILIDSKSESSINKVVQQLGFLGLQLFDRGRIYTRTLVEDMTTFFQKKFAVSGIDCPSEAFGLIRSCFFHGLNPYEKLVDSISSREVLVRSSRGLTEPGTLFKNLMAILRDVVICYDGTVRNACSNSAIQFDYIVEAGTEDRSFSPAGEPVGVLAATAISNPAYKAVLDSSASSNSSWELMKEIVLCKVNMKNDLNDRRAILYLNDCSCGKKYCKENAAYSVQNHLKRRNLKAIANSFLVEYRKQQGSIENPDTNACLVGHIHLDEAEMKYVGRNVHQILQRCQEKIGSIKKKKDCLGRILRALTLSVSECCYFSPPDAESSQVPCLQFSWQDTSACTLEQTSQLMANSICSILLETIVKGDPRVNMANIVWVNPDTTSWVRRPSKIQKGELAVEVVLEKEVVKQHGDTWRTVMDSCLPVIHLIDTRRSIPYGIKQLQEMIGISCAFDQAVERLTTSIRMVAKGVLKEHLILVANSMTCTGKLIGFNTGGYKALFRSLNVQIPFTEATLFTPRKCFEKAAEKCHLDSLSSTVASCSFGKRVAVGTGARFEILWNKKEMGLDQNAVDIYNFLQIVRTGTNEGEVISGCLGEEVDDMELENDYVELPLSPEHPDGGKATFDDVAEFGPNLQPSQISEGNWGNNSSQTGESGGWGEWKVDKTSGSENPGAASNSDAWAGWDSSDKIQSENHSSKEIDNSSASGGWNTKTQASQNDPNDSWGGQAEKANPTGGWNTKMQPSQDDPNSSAPGGWNTKSQASQNDPNDSWGGQAEKANSTGAWNTKKQPSQDDPNSSAPGGWNTKSHPSQNDPNDSWGGQAEKANSTGGWNTNKQPSQDDPNDSWGGQVEKANTTGGWNTRMQPSQNEPRNSWGEQAEKANTTDGWDTKTQPSQNEPRDSWGGVVDKTNTTGGWNTKTQSSQNEPRDSWGEQAEKANATAGWNTKTQPSQAEPDDSWGGLVEKNNTTGGWNTKTQTSQAEPRDSWGGVVEKTNTTGGWNAQKQPQDDPSDSWGGHVEKANTTAQIGKEENGQWNQWSEPPKTETTNNKSAGTWGTSMAGEHVNQSADSQVWGSSSVVDQAEKEVQWSQRKEPPVKPFAWNTNKSSRGWGSSNTGDWKNKGRPNNPQGTPDDQSGWNAGGLYTATRQRLDRFTSEEQSALSEVDTIILAIRKIMQQSRDKDGEPLSAEDQAYVLENVFKYHPDKDVKMGCGIDHVMVSTHSSFKDTRCFYVVSTDGRKEDFSYRKCLENFVKEKHAAVAESFNEKYFKKPQPRDGGANRNRTDVGTPKADTPNN; encoded by the exons ATGGAGGAAAACCGCTCCTCTCCGCTTATAGCAGAAGGAAGATTAACCAGTATTAAATTTAGCTTAGCATCTCATCAGGAAATC TGTACATCATCCATAAGTGATTGTCctattagtcatcctagtcagctAACAAACCCTTTCCTTGGCCTGCCGTTGGAAACCGGTAAATGTGAATCTTGCGGGACAGCAGAACCAGGAGAGTGTGATG GTCATTTTGGGTACATTCAGTTGCCCATACCAGTATATCATCCGTCTCATTTGGGGGAGCTTAAACGGCTTTTAAGTATCATCTGCTTGAAATGCCTGTGCATGAAGAAGGGGCAG ATTAGGAAAAATGGTGAAAAGGACAAATCCTCTGCATGCACACAATGTCTG GATATGCCACCAATAACCGTAAgagaaagtaatttaaaagatgGTTCATTCTGCTTAGAACTGAAAGTGCCCAAGTCGAAATTAAGAGAAAATATGTGGAATTTCTTAGAGAGATATGGATTCATCTATGGTTACGAAGAATGTCGCACTTTACTCCCTTGTGAG GTTCTGGAAATTCTAAAAAGAATTCCTGCGGAGACAAAAAAAAAGCTTGCTGCAAAAGGATATTTTCCTCAGGATGGCTACATTCTACAAAAATTACCTGTGCCTCCGAATTGTTTGTCTGTACCAGATATTTCAGATGGAACTACTATCATGTCTTCA GATGTTTCTGTGTCAATGCTTAAGAAAGTTCTCAAGCAAGCCGAAATCATCAAAAGCTCGAGATCTGGCCCTCCGAATTTTGAGTCTCATGAAGTGGAAGCCAACGAGTTGCAGTCAGCAATTGCGCAGTATCTTCATGTGAGGGGTAGCACCAAG GGACCTCGTGGCATCAAATCAAAATTCGGGGTCAATAACGAGAGTGATGATACTTCGGCAAAAGCttggattgaaaaaatgaaaacattattcatAAGTAAGGGTTCAGGTTTTTCTTCTCGTAGTGTAATCACAGGTGATGCATATAAGAGGGTGGATGAAATTGGTCTACCATCAGAGATTGCCCAGAAGATTACTTTTGAAGAAAAGGTTACTGTACATAACATGAATCATTTGCAAGAGCTTGTGGATAAGAAGTTGTGCCTAACGTACAGAGATGGTGGTTCAATGTATTCACTAAAGGAAGGATCAAAGGGTCACACGTCGTTAAAAGTTGGTCAAGTTGTACATCGAAGGATTATGGATGGTGATATTGTCTTCATTAATAGGCCACCCAGTACTCACAAACATTCTCTGCAAGCATTTTCAGTGTATATCCATGATGAACATACGGTTAAGATCAACCCCCTTATTTGTAGTCCCCTTGGTGCTGATTTTGATGGTGACTGCATTCACTTATTCTATCCCCAGTCTCTTGCAGCAAAAGCAGAGGTTCTTGAGCTTTTCTCAGTGGAACAACAACTACTTAGTTCACACAGTGGAAAACTGAACTTACAATTGGCAAATGACGCATTATTGTCGTTAAAGATTATGTTCAAGAAATATTTCTTAAAAAAAGCAACGGCCCAACAGTTAGCCATGTATGTTTCAAGTGGTTTGCAGTTTCCTGCTTTATTGAAGGCTTGTGGTCCTGTCCCGCAATGGACAGCTTTACAGATTCTGCAGAATGCTTTACCTGCAGATTTTGATTGCTCAGGGGAGAGATATGTTATTCGTCAAAGTGAGATAGTGAAGTTTGATTACAATAGGGATGTGGTGCAGTCCATATTCAATGATATCATCAATGCCGTCTTCTTGAAAAAGGGCTCCCAAGATGCGttgagggtttttaattccttgCAGCCATTGTTGATGGAAAACGTATTTTCAGAAGGTTATAGTGTAAGCCTGGAAGATTTTTGCATTCCCAAGTCAATTACTCGTGAGCTCCAAAAGAATGTTCAAAAGATATCACCGCTGCTCTATCACTTGAGATCTACGTACAATGAAGTGGTTGAGTTGCAAGTGGAGAACCACTTGAGAGGCGTAAAAGTGCCAGTTGTAAATTTTATTCTGAAGTCATCTACTTTGGGTATTCTGATAGATTCAAAAAGTGAGTCATCCATTAATAAGGTAGTTCAACAACTAGGCTTCTTAGGGCTTCAGCTTTTTGACAGGGGaaggatttatacaagaactttGGTTGAAGATATGActacatttttccaaaaaaagttTGCTGTTAGTGGGATTGACTGTCCGTCAGAGGCATTTGGGCTGATCAGGAGCTGTTTCTTTCATGGCTTGAATCCCTACGAGAAACTGGTGGATTCAATTTCTTCTAGAGAAGTGCTAGTACGTTCATCTAGAGGATTAACTGAACCTGGAACTCTCTTCAAAAATTTGATGGCAATTCTTCGAGATGTTGTAATTTGCTATGATGGCACAGTTAGAAATGCCTGTAGCAACTCGGCTATCCAGTTCGATTATATAGTGGAAGCTGGAACCGAGGACAGGAGTTTCTCTCCTGCTGGGGAACCAGTTGGCGTTTTGGCCGCAACAGCTATTTCCAATCCTGCATACAAAGCCGTTCTTGATTCTTCAGCAAGTAGCAATTCATCTTGGGAGCTGATGAAG gaAATAGTACTTTGCAAAGTTAATATGAAGAATGATCTTAATGATCGTCGTGCAATTTTGTACTTGAACGATTGTAGTTGCGGAAAAAAGTATTGCAAAGAAAATGCAGCATATTCAGTTCAGAATCATTTGAAAAGaaggaatctgaaggctatagcAAACAGCTTTCTGGTTGA ATACAGAAAGCAGCAAGGTTCTATTGAGAATCCAGATACAAATGCCTGTCTTGTTGGTCATATTCACCTTGACGAG GCGGAAATGAAATATGTGGGCCGAAATGTACATCAAATTCTCCAAAGGTGTCAAGAAAAAATTGGTTCtattaaaaagaagaaagattGTCTTGGTCGTATTCTTAGGGCCCTTACATTGTCTGTCag TGAATGTTGTTATTTTTCACCCCCTGATGCGGAAAGCTCCCAGGTTCCATGCTTGCAGTTCTCATGGCAAGATACAAGCGCTTGTACTTTAGAACAAACTTCACAGCTAATGGCCAACTCAATCTGCTCAATTCTGTTAGAGACCATAGTTAAAG GTGATCCTCGAGTAAACATGGCCAATATTGTATGGGTTAATCCAGATACAACATCTTGGGTAAGAAGACCTAGTAAGATTCAAAAGGGTGAGCTGGCAGTGGAAGTAGTTCTCGAAAAGGAGGTTGTCAAACAACATGGTGATACTTGGAGGACGGTCATGGATTCTTGCCTTCCAGTAATACATTTGATCGACACACGGCGATCTATTCCATATGGCATCAAACAACTACAGGAAATGATTGGCATTTCTTGTGCTTTTGATCAAGCGGTTGAG CGACTCACAACATCAATTAGGATGGTTGCGAAAGGTGTGCTGAAGGAGCACCTCATACTTGTGGCAAATAGCATGACCTGCACAGGAAAGTTGATCGGTTTCAACACTGGTGGTTATAAAGCATTATTCCGCTCACTAAATGTCCAAATACCATTTACAGAAGCTACACTCTTT ACACCAAGGAAATGCTTTGAGAAAGCTGCTGAAAAGTGTCATCTAGATTCTTTGTCAAGCACAGTTGCATCATGTTCCTTCGGTAAGCGTGTTGCAGTTGGTACAGGAGCCCGTTTTGAAATTTTGTGGAACAAGAAAGAG ATGGGACTGGATCAAAATGCAGTGGATATTTACAACTTTCTCCAGATAGTAAGGACAGGTACAAACGAAGGGGAAGTAATATCTGGATGTTTAGGTGAAGAAGTTGATGACATGGAACTGGAAAATGACTACGTTGAACTGCCCCTGTCCCCTGAGCACCCTGATGGAGGCAAGGCCACCTTTGATGACGTAGCCGAATTCGGACCAAACTTACAGCCTAGCCAAATATCAGAAGGAAATTGGGGAAACAATTCCTCACAAACTGGTGAATCAGGCGGCTGGGGAGAGTGGAAAGTTGACAAAACTTCGGGTTCAGAGAATCCTGGTGCAGCATCAAATTCAGATGCTTGGGCTGGCTGGGATAGTAGCGATAAAATTCAGTCAGAGAACCATTCTTCCAAAGAAATTGATAATTCTTCTGCATCTGGTGGTTGGAATACCAAAACTCAGGCTTCACAAAACGATCCTAACGATTCCTGGGGAGGGCAGGCGGAGAAGGCCAATCCAACAGGTGGTTGGAATACCAAGATGCAGCCTTCACAAGATGATCCAAATTCTTCGGCACCTGGTGGTTGGAATACCAAAAGTCAGGCTTCACAAAACGATCCTAACGATTCCTGGGGAGGACAGGCGGAGAAGGCCAATTCAACAGGTGCTTGGAATACCAAGAAGCAGCCTTCACAAGATGATCCAAATTCTTCGGCACCTGGTGGTTGGAATAccaaaagtcatccttcacaaaACGATCCTAACGATTCCTGGGGAGGACAGGCGGAGAAGGCCAATTCAACAGGTGGTTGGAATACCAACAAGCAGCCTTCACAAGATGATCCAAATGATTCTTGGGGAGGGCAGGTGGAGAAGGCCAATACAACTGGTGGTTGGAATACCCGGATGCAGCCATCGCAGAACGAACCTCGTAATTCTTGGGGAGAGCAGGCAGAAAAAGCCAACACCACTGATGGTTGGGATACCAAGACCCAGCCATCCCAGAATGAACCTCGTGATTCTTGGGGAGGAGTTGTGGATAAAACCAACACCACTGGTGGTTGGAATACCAAGACACAATCATCCCAGAATGAACCTCGTGATTCTTGGGGAGAGCAGGCGGAAAAAGCCAACGCAACTGCTGGTTGGAATACCAAGACGCAGCCATCCCAGGCTGAACCTGACGATTCTTGGGGAGGACTAGTGGAAAAAAACAACACAACTGGTGGTTGGAATACCAAGACGCAGACATCCCAGGCTGAACCTCGTGATTCTTGGGGAGGAGTTGTGGAAAAAACCAATACAACCGGTGGTTGGAATGCCCAAAAGCAGCCGCAGGATGATCCCAGTGATTCTTGGGGAGGACATGTGGAGAAGGCCAATACAACAGCCCAGATTGGTAAGGAAGAGAATGGTCAGTGGAACCAATGGAGCGAGCCACCTAAAACTGAGACCACTAACAACAAATCAGCAG GTACATGGGGGACAAGTATGGCTGGTGAACACGTAAATCAATCAGCGGATTCTCAAGTTTGGGGTTCTTCGTCTGTTGTAGATCAGGCGGAAAAAGAAGTTCAATGGAGCCAACGCAAAGAACCGCCTGTTAAGCCATTTGCATGGAATACTAATAAGAGTTCTCGTGGTTGGGGTTCCTCAAACACTGGGGACTGGAAAAACAAAGGTCGCCCTAACAATCCCCAAGGAACGCCAGATGATCAAAGTGGGTGGAATGCAGGTGGACTGTACACTGCAACCAGACAACGGCTGGATCGTTTTACATCTGAGGAGCAAAGTGCTCTTTCAGAGGTTGACACCATTATACTGGcaataaggaaaataatgcagCAATCAAG GGACAAGGACGGTGAACCGTTGTCAGCGGAGGATCAAGCATATGTGCTTGAAAACGTGTTCAAGTATCACCCAGATAAAGATGTCAAAATGGGTTGTGGCATTGATCATGTGATG GTTAGCACACACAGCAGTTTCAAGGATACAAGATGCTTCTATGTTGTTTCAACGGATGGACGCAAAGAAGATTTCTCTTACCGCAAGTGTTTGGAGAATTTTGTTAAGGAAAAGCATGCTGCAGTAGCCGAGTCTTTCAATGAGAAGTATTTCAAAAAACCTCAACCTCGAGATGGAGGAGCTAATAGAAATCGAACGGACGTTGGTACACCCAAGGCTGACACACCCAACAACTGA